One stretch of Methanobacteriaceae archaeon DNA includes these proteins:
- a CDS encoding Gfo/Idh/MocA family oxidoreductase has product MNKVNVGVIGVGAMGYNHARVYYRLEEANLMAISDITQGTLAKVSKKYDAQGFVDYENILEMPEIEVVSVCVPTTHHYNVVMNAIEHGKHVLVEKPIAFTLDEAKEMVKAAKKKGVKLGTGHVERFNPAVQKAKELIENDVIGDVVSASAKRVGPFPPRIKDVGVTIDLAIHDLDVMYYLFSEPVAEVYATMGSILERCEFEDHAEIMTKFNSGITGILEVNWLTPYKRRELEITGTDGIISIDYIDQSIDVFGKFAQDVQIKHEEPLKEEIKSFLSSIVNDEDPEITGDDGIYALRTVLAAMKSSREHRPVKLNGE; this is encoded by the coding sequence GTGAATAAAGTTAATGTGGGAGTAATAGGCGTAGGTGCAATGGGATATAACCATGCGAGAGTTTACTATCGCCTTGAAGAAGCCAATTTAATGGCTATTTCTGATATAACACAAGGAACTTTAGCTAAAGTTTCAAAAAAATATGATGCACAAGGATTTGTGGATTATGAAAATATTCTAGAAATGCCAGAAATAGAAGTTGTGAGTGTTTGCGTTCCTACTACACACCATTATAATGTAGTAATGAATGCTATAGAACATGGAAAACATGTTTTAGTTGAAAAACCAATTGCTTTTACACTGGATGAAGCCAAAGAAATGGTTAAGGCCGCCAAGAAAAAAGGCGTTAAATTAGGAACCGGACATGTAGAAAGATTTAATCCTGCTGTTCAGAAAGCCAAAGAACTCATTGAAAATGATGTTATTGGAGATGTAGTTTCTGCCTCTGCTAAAAGAGTAGGACCATTCCCTCCCCGAATTAAAGACGTGGGCGTAACTATTGATTTGGCGATTCATGATCTTGATGTAATGTACTACTTGTTTAGTGAGCCAGTAGCAGAAGTTTATGCAACTATGGGTAGTATACTCGAAAGATGTGAATTTGAAGATCATGCCGAAATCATGACTAAATTTAACAGCGGAATAACTGGTATTTTAGAAGTAAACTGGTTAACTCCTTACAAAAGGCGTGAACTGGAAATTACTGGAACTGATGGAATAATTTCTATTGATTACATTGATCAAAGTATTGATGTATTTGGAAAATTTGCTCAAGATGTTCAAATAAAACACGAAGAACCATTAAAAGAAGAAATAAAATCATTCCTTTCATCAATTGTTAATGATGAAGATCCTGAAATCACAGGAGACGATGGAATCTATGCTCTTAGAACCGTTTTGGCCGCTATGAAATCTTCAAGAGAGCATAGGCCTGTTAAATTAAATGGAGAATAA
- a CDS encoding orotate phosphoribosyltransferase-like protein, whose amino-acid sequence MNQELIKKANELRSRGFTTGEIADELNVSKDTARWLTLQSTGKKMGESEEKAPVDFAINWESLGGSSARLRYVSAAMADMALKHGTADVVVGIAVSGVPFATMMADVMDVESGLETSIAVFHPIKHRKGEDAAGAISSNFASVSGKRVVIVDDVITSGRTIKEVINVLKDQGAIPTAVTVLIDKKGISQVSDVPVESLIQVSRLG is encoded by the coding sequence ATGAATCAGGAACTTATAAAAAAAGCTAATGAGCTGAGAAGCAGAGGTTTTACTACAGGAGAAATCGCCGACGAACTGAATGTTTCTAAAGACACAGCAAGATGGCTAACACTACAATCTACTGGTAAAAAAATGGGAGAATCAGAAGAAAAAGCCCCTGTGGACTTTGCAATTAACTGGGAAAGTTTAGGTGGCAGTTCTGCCCGTTTAAGATATGTTTCTGCGGCCATGGCCGATATGGCATTAAAGCATGGAACAGCTGATGTGGTTGTTGGAATTGCAGTTAGTGGAGTACCATTTGCCACCATGATGGCTGATGTCATGGATGTGGAATCTGGTCTAGAAACATCAATTGCTGTTTTTCACCCAATTAAACACCGGAAAGGCGAAGATGCAGCAGGTGCCATAAGTAGTAATTTTGCTTCAGTGAGTGGTAAAAGAGTAGTAATCGTCGATGATGTTATTACCAGTGGTCGCACTATAAAAGAAGTTATCAATGTCCTTAAAGATCAAGGAGCTATCCCCACTGCAGTAACCGTCTTGATTGATAAAAAAGGAATTTCCCAAGTTTCAGATGTTCCTGTTGAATCATTAATCCAAGTCAGCCGCCTTGGATAA
- a CDS encoding UbiA family prenyltransferase — MFIYGGYLPALWGPSLNLTVCFILNISLDFRILLISFLLPLIVYSHDYHEDLENDAKTNPERANFLDPNRSKQLTLFYLTLMGILLIWVFNFAIIVFVITIFIMGIIYTGFLKGITKKITAFKNFYIALIWGSWGTFLIAIYHKSTFNMSFIFLFLFIYSKVIVNTIFFDLKDTKSDKKSGLKTMPAVLGIKNTINFLKGINILTSSILIIGVYLKVLPPIALFLTLFYIYTSHYLKVGHVNPAELSNKSFIADIEAILYPGILIFMKFLFGG, encoded by the coding sequence TTGTTTATTTATGGCGGATATTTACCTGCGTTATGGGGGCCTTCACTTAATTTAACTGTTTGTTTTATTTTAAATATTTCTTTAGACTTCCGAATACTTTTAATTTCTTTTTTGCTTCCATTAATTGTTTATAGTCATGATTATCATGAAGATTTAGAAAATGATGCTAAAACTAATCCTGAAAGAGCAAATTTTTTAGACCCCAATAGAAGTAAACAATTAACACTTTTTTATCTTACTCTAATGGGGATTTTACTAATATGGGTATTCAATTTTGCAATAATAGTATTCGTAATAACCATTTTTATAATGGGAATCATTTATACTGGATTTTTAAAGGGAATAACTAAAAAAATTACGGCCTTTAAAAATTTTTATATAGCTTTAATTTGGGGATCTTGGGGAACATTTCTAATTGCTATTTACCATAAATCAACCTTTAATATGAGCTTTATTTTCTTATTTTTGTTTATTTATTCTAAAGTAATTGTAAATACTATATTTTTCGACCTGAAAGACACAAAATCAGATAAAAAATCTGGCTTAAAAACTATGCCTGCTGTTTTAGGAATTAAAAATACAATCAACTTTTTAAAAGGAATTAATATATTAACCTCAAGTATTTTAATAATAGGAGTGTATTTAAAAGTTTTACCACCAATTGCCTTATTTTTAACACTTTTTTATATATATACCTCTCATTATCTGAAAGTAGGCCATGTGAATCCAGCAGAATTGTCAAATAAGTCATTTATTGCAGATATAGAGGCCATACTATATCCTGGAATATTGATTTTTATGAAATTTTTATTTGGAGGCTAA
- the prf1 gene encoding peptide chain release factor aRF-1, protein MTEISSKDLYEFKRTLKELADKKGRGTELVSVYIPPDKQVSDVAKHMREEMSQSANIKSKSTKKNVQSAIEVIIQRLRLFPKPPERGLVMFVGMIPRGGPGTEKMETYVFEPPESIQTYTYHCNSEFFLEPLQDMLGDKDVYGLAVLDRKEATIAVLRGKRIDIIKILTSGVPGKHKAGGQSQRRFDRVIELAAHEFLKRIGEQINDAWLPLPDLDGVVLGGPGHTKEEFLKGDYMNHEIKKKVITTVDTSYTGEFGIREVIDKSMDVLTEIDVMREKKLVQRFLHELVSDNGLASYGEKEVRQNLQMGAVEVLLLSEDLNSKRISYECSVCGHTSEYTTKNSESEVEKTCNSCNEKMKFVESKDVIDDFVEMSEEVGSEIEIVSTETEEGMQLLRAFGGIGAVLRYRP, encoded by the coding sequence TTGACTGAAATATCATCAAAAGATCTTTATGAATTTAAAAGAACTTTAAAGGAGCTTGCCGATAAAAAAGGCAGAGGAACTGAACTTGTTTCAGTTTATATCCCACCAGACAAACAGGTCAGTGATGTTGCCAAGCACATGCGAGAAGAAATGAGTCAGAGTGCAAACATCAAGAGTAAATCAACCAAAAAAAATGTTCAATCTGCTATTGAAGTTATAATACAAAGATTGAGGCTGTTTCCAAAACCTCCTGAGCGTGGATTGGTGATGTTTGTAGGGATGATACCTAGAGGTGGCCCGGGCACAGAAAAAATGGAGACTTATGTTTTCGAGCCTCCAGAATCAATTCAAACCTATACCTATCACTGCAATTCCGAATTTTTCTTGGAACCTCTTCAAGATATGCTGGGGGACAAAGATGTCTATGGTCTGGCGGTTCTTGACAGAAAAGAAGCTACAATAGCTGTTTTAAGGGGTAAAAGGATTGATATCATCAAAATTTTAACCAGCGGAGTACCAGGAAAGCATAAAGCCGGGGGTCAATCTCAGAGAAGGTTTGACAGGGTTATTGAATTGGCAGCACACGAATTTTTGAAAAGAATAGGTGAACAAATCAATGATGCTTGGTTACCATTACCAGATTTAGATGGTGTTGTATTGGGTGGTCCGGGTCATACTAAGGAAGAATTCCTTAAAGGCGACTATATGAATCATGAAATAAAGAAAAAGGTAATAACCACTGTTGACACGTCATATACTGGTGAATTTGGTATTCGTGAGGTCATTGATAAATCAATGGATGTTTTAACTGAAATTGATGTAATGCGTGAAAAGAAGCTGGTTCAAAGGTTCTTGCATGAGCTGGTAAGTGATAATGGGCTGGCCTCTTATGGTGAGAAAGAAGTGAGACAGAATCTTCAAATGGGTGCTGTTGAAGTTCTTTTATTGTCTGAAGACCTTAATTCTAAAAGAATAAGCTATGAATGTTCTGTTTGTGGTCATACTTCAGAATATACCACTAAAAATTCAGAATCTGAAGTTGAAAAAACATGTAATAGCTGCAATGAAAAAATGAAATTTGTAGAAAGCAAAGATGTCATTGATGACTTTGTTGAAATGTCAGAGGAAGTTGGGTCTGAAATAGAGATAGTATCTACTGAAACAGAAGAAGGAATGCAGCTGCTACGTGCTTTTGGTGGAATAGGTGCTGTTTTAAGATACCGGCCTTAA
- the pyrH gene encoding UMP kinase: protein MRIVVTIGGSIIIKEYDHQKFEDYAEILGSLKDQHEMFVVVGGGQPARDYIKVARDLDGGEAHCDDIGIDVTRLNAKLLIMALGKDAYPLVPENFHQALEYSTSDRIVVMGGTEPAHSTDAVGAILAEFVKADLLINLTSVDGLYDKDPNKHQDAQLHKNVTATKMMEFLADKDVKAGTYEFFDMTAIQMIKRSGIKTVIANGNYPENLLNALNGKIGTVIIPK, encoded by the coding sequence ATGAGAATTGTAGTAACTATCGGCGGATCCATTATAATAAAAGAATATGACCACCAGAAATTTGAAGATTATGCAGAAATTTTGGGTTCTTTAAAAGACCAGCATGAAATGTTTGTGGTTGTAGGTGGTGGCCAACCGGCCAGAGATTACATAAAAGTAGCACGAGACCTAGATGGTGGTGAAGCACATTGTGATGATATTGGCATAGATGTTACCAGATTGAATGCCAAGTTATTAATTATGGCACTTGGTAAGGATGCTTATCCTTTAGTTCCAGAGAACTTCCACCAAGCACTAGAGTATTCTACCAGCGACAGAATAGTTGTCATGGGTGGTACTGAACCAGCCCATAGCACTGATGCCGTAGGTGCCATTCTAGCTGAATTTGTGAAAGCAGATCTTTTAATAAATTTAACATCTGTAGATGGCCTTTATGACAAAGATCCAAATAAACACCAGGATGCCCAGCTTCATAAAAATGTTACGGCCACCAAGATGATGGAATTTTTGGCAGATAAGGATGTAAAGGCCGGTACATACGAATTTTTTGATATGACTGCTATTCAAATGATAAAGCGATCTGGGATAAAAACCGTTATTGCTAATGGAAATTATCCTGAAAACTTATTAAATGCTTTAAATGGAAAAATAGGAACAGTTATAATCCCAAAATAA
- a CDS encoding DUF2116 family Zn-ribbon domain-containing protein: MTKPHRHCSVCGTPIPLEERTCSDKCEKILIDNRNKVNKTKKIIYVLFAAFVLIWVGMTIYGKM; encoded by the coding sequence ATGACCAAACCACATCGACATTGTTCCGTTTGCGGAACTCCCATACCATTAGAAGAAAGAACCTGTTCAGATAAATGTGAAAAAATCTTAATTGACAATCGGAATAAAGTCAATAAAACTAAAAAGATTATTTATGTGTTATTTGCTGCATTTGTGCTTATTTGGGTAGGGATGACAATTTATGGTAAAATGTGA
- a CDS encoding sulfite exporter TauE/SafE family protein, with product MEINIIYIFILALTGIAVGFFTGLLGVGGGFILAPIQFFLLQSLGVDTDTAIRTAFGTSLAVMFPTALIGAYTHHENSCVLIKPAIYLGLAGFFGGILGGFVATHTPGEILKVLFGVLIFLVVIQFLKYSDPKKSGDKILDAYHLLFYGFIAGVCSGLLGMGGGIILVPIMVILLGFRMIEAVGTSTAVIILTSLGGIIAYTFNGLGVPGLPEYSVGYINLLQLAVLAGFSIPMAKLGARTAQKLPEKYLRYIFSAILIYIGLKMIGVFEFLRIPI from the coding sequence ATGGAAATTAACATTATTTACATATTTATTTTAGCTTTAACTGGCATTGCGGTGGGTTTTTTCACAGGCCTCCTAGGTGTGGGGGGTGGATTTATTCTGGCCCCGATACAGTTTTTCTTGCTCCAATCTTTAGGTGTGGACACGGATACAGCTATTCGAACGGCTTTTGGAACTAGCCTGGCTGTAATGTTTCCCACAGCTTTAATTGGAGCCTATACTCACCATGAGAATAGTTGTGTTCTGATTAAACCAGCAATTTATTTAGGTTTAGCTGGTTTCTTTGGAGGAATTTTAGGGGGCTTTGTTGCGACCCATACTCCTGGTGAGATTTTAAAAGTTCTTTTTGGAGTTTTAATATTTTTGGTAGTAATTCAGTTTTTAAAGTATAGCGATCCTAAGAAATCTGGAGACAAGATTTTAGATGCTTATCACTTGTTATTTTACGGTTTTATAGCTGGAGTTTGTTCTGGTCTACTGGGAATGGGTGGGGGAATAATTTTGGTTCCGATCATGGTTATTTTGCTTGGATTTAGGATGATTGAGGCGGTGGGAACATCTACAGCAGTCATTATTCTCACATCTTTGGGAGGTATAATAGCTTATACATTTAATGGTCTAGGAGTTCCAGGATTGCCGGAGTATTCTGTGGGATATATAAATTTGCTTCAGTTGGCAGTTTTAGCTGGTTTTAGTATACCTATGGCTAAATTAGGTGCCCGAACAGCGCAAAAATTGCCTGAAAAGTATTTGAGATACATATTCTCAGCCATTTTAATTTATATTGGCTTAAAAATGATAGGAGTTTTTGAATTTCTAAGAATTCCAATTTAA
- a CDS encoding glycosyltransferase family protein — MTKISIIIPTFNEEEYLPQLLDSIKDQSYADYEIIIADAQSKDKTREIAKSYGCIITEGGLPALGRNNGAKKANGELLLFLDSDLILTNDYLKDSVEEFEENKLGIAITQMIPLSDKKRDKVLHEFANRFMIMVESIKPHGAGCYGIISRKDLHDQVGGFEESLDFGEDSDYIERIGKISSFKVLRKPHVLVSIRRLEKEGLVSLAYKYSKSTVYDFMGKKITADELDYTFGYSDEHSPDFLEDGNYSYNDLETNKTTVSYNSLEKNHVNQSITPENSNGVLENVETPKKRIIYSVCGEGLGHAIRSGVIIEELIEKYDILIFASNRAYTYLSQKFENVYEIYGFNTVYENNTVQNRKTFVKSMKRLPRDLKENLGLLYRLARDFKPNAIVSDFEFYASLLSKLLRIPLISIDNMHVITQCNIEYPDKYRKDKLKAESVVKSFIVRPKRHIIISYFYPEIKNPQKTIIYPPVLRKEIMELKPSYKNHILVYQTSKSNEKLIKTLKKVKEKFIIYGFDKNETDQNLEFKMFNEDEFFSDLQNSRAIITNGGFTLISEALYLKKPVYSIPVKGQFEQIINAIYLDKLGYGEFYEEINKKSLEKFIKKLSKYQKNLKKYDGGDNKALIKELENSIEKYAK; from the coding sequence ATGACAAAAATCAGCATTATAATTCCTACATTCAATGAAGAGGAGTATTTACCTCAACTTTTAGATAGTATAAAAGATCAGAGTTACGCCGATTACGAAATAATAATTGCTGATGCTCAGTCTAAAGATAAAACTCGTGAAATTGCCAAATCTTATGGTTGCATTATTACTGAGGGAGGTTTACCTGCACTTGGAAGAAATAATGGGGCTAAAAAAGCTAATGGTGAGCTTCTTTTGTTTCTAGATTCAGATTTAATTTTAACTAATGATTATCTAAAAGATTCAGTAGAAGAATTTGAGGAAAACAAACTGGGAATTGCTATAACTCAGATGATTCCTCTTTCTGATAAAAAAAGAGACAAAGTTCTTCATGAATTTGCTAATCGATTTATGATAATGGTAGAATCAATTAAACCACATGGTGCAGGATGTTATGGGATAATTTCCCGTAAAGATTTACATGATCAGGTGGGAGGATTTGAAGAATCCCTTGATTTTGGAGAAGATAGTGATTATATAGAGCGAATTGGAAAAATAAGTTCGTTTAAAGTACTTAGAAAGCCACACGTTCTAGTTTCTATACGTAGATTAGAAAAAGAAGGCCTTGTAAGTCTAGCATACAAATATAGTAAAAGTACTGTTTATGATTTTATGGGGAAAAAAATTACTGCTGACGAGCTTGATTATACCTTTGGTTACAGTGATGAACACAGCCCCGACTTTCTGGAAGATGGTAATTACTCCTATAATGACTTAGAAACCAATAAAACTACTGTTTCTTACAATTCTCTTGAAAAAAATCATGTAAATCAATCCATTACTCCAGAAAATTCAAATGGTGTTCTTGAGAATGTAGAGACTCCTAAAAAACGAATTATATATTCTGTTTGTGGAGAAGGTCTGGGCCACGCCATAAGAAGTGGAGTAATTATAGAAGAGCTAATTGAAAAATATGACATTCTTATTTTTGCCAGTAACCGGGCCTACACCTATCTATCCCAAAAATTCGAAAATGTGTATGAGATTTATGGTTTTAATACAGTTTATGAAAATAACACAGTTCAAAACAGAAAAACATTCGTGAAATCAATGAAAAGGCTCCCTAGAGATTTAAAAGAAAATTTAGGATTGCTCTACAGATTAGCCAGAGATTTTAAACCCAATGCTATTGTTTCTGATTTTGAATTTTATGCCAGTCTTTTAAGCAAGTTACTTAGAATACCCCTTATAAGCATTGATAATATGCATGTAATTACTCAATGTAACATTGAATATCCGGATAAATACAGAAAAGACAAACTGAAAGCTGAAAGCGTCGTGAAATCATTTATTGTTCGGCCTAAAAGACATATAATTATCAGTTATTTCTATCCTGAAATAAAAAACCCTCAAAAAACAATTATTTACCCTCCAGTTCTTAGAAAGGAGATTATGGAGCTTAAGCCAAGCTATAAAAATCACATTTTAGTTTATCAAACCAGTAAATCAAATGAAAAATTAATTAAAACTTTAAAAAAGGTTAAAGAAAAATTCATAATATATGGGTTTGATAAAAACGAAACAGACCAAAATTTAGAATTTAAAATGTTTAATGAAGATGAATTTTTCAGTGATTTACAAAATTCCCGGGCCATAATAACTAATGGTGGTTTTACCCTGATTAGTGAAGCCTTGTATCTAAAAAAACCTGTTTACAGCATTCCTGTCAAAGGTCAGTTTGAACAAATCATAAATGCAATCTATCTTGATAAACTAGGCTATGGAGAGTTTTATGAAGAAATTAATAAAAAGAGTCTGGAAAAATTCATCAAAAAACTATCTAAATACCAGAAAAATCTTAAAAAATATGATGGTGGAGATAATAAGGCCTTGATCAAAGAATTAGAGAATTCTATTGAAAAATATGCCAAATAA
- a CDS encoding transcription initiation factor IIB, translating to MKSDVSEVEKETKCPECGSENLIGDYERAEIVCGGCGLVIDDSLVDMGPEWRAFDHEQRDKRTRVGAPITYTIHDKGLSTMIDWRNKDIYGRDIPARNRAQWYRLRKWQRKIRISGATERNLAFALSELDRDSSRLGLPRSVREAASVVYRSAVENKLIRGRSIEGVVAASLYAACRRCNVPRTLDEIAEVSRVSKKEVGRTYRFLTRELGIKLPPTSPVDYVPRFASELGLSGEVQSKAIEIIEKAMEKGLTSGRGPTGVAAAALYIASVLLGERKTQRDVADIAGVTEVTIRNRYKELTEQLDMGVTL from the coding sequence ATGAAAAGTGATGTTTCTGAAGTTGAAAAGGAAACAAAATGCCCAGAATGCGGCTCTGAGAACCTTATTGGGGATTATGAAAGAGCTGAAATAGTTTGCGGTGGATGCGGACTTGTTATCGACGATAGTTTAGTGGACATGGGTCCTGAATGGAGAGCGTTTGATCACGAACAAAGGGACAAACGTACTCGTGTAGGAGCACCTATTACCTACACCATTCACGATAAAGGGCTTTCTACCATGATCGATTGGAGAAATAAGGATATTTATGGTAGAGATATTCCTGCCAGAAATCGGGCCCAATGGTACCGTTTGAGAAAATGGCAGAGAAAGATCAGAATTTCTGGTGCTACTGAGAGAAATCTGGCCTTTGCATTAAGTGAGCTGGACAGGGACTCTTCTCGATTAGGACTTCCTAGGAGTGTAAGGGAAGCGGCATCTGTAGTTTACCGAAGTGCTGTAGAAAACAAGCTCATTAGAGGAAGAAGTATTGAAGGTGTAGTTGCTGCATCATTATATGCTGCTTGTAGGCGTTGTAATGTGCCTCGTACCTTGGATGAGATTGCTGAAGTTTCTAGAGTAAGTAAAAAAGAAGTAGGCAGGACTTACAGATTTTTAACCAGGGAATTAGGAATAAAACTTCCTCCTACATCTCCAGTGGACTATGTACCTCGTTTTGCCAGTGAACTGGGATTATCTGGGGAAGTACAATCTAAGGCCATTGAAATAATTGAAAAGGCCATGGAAAAAGGACTTACTTCAGGTAGAGGCCCTACTGGTGTGGCTGCAGCTGCTTTATACATTGCATCTGTTCTCTTGGGAGAACGAAAGACTCAAAGAGATGTGGCAGATATTGCTGGAGTTACGGAAGTAACTATTCGTAATAGATACAAAGAACTCACGGAACAATTAGATATGGGTGTAACCTTATAA
- a CDS encoding Gar1/Naf1 family protein: MKILGTISHISNKGNIIARSSSTPALGLIVFTDDKKRIGKVHDVFGPTKEPYITIKPLSNRDSKKHTDNTKHLDDRVGAVLYISSKPVKKWGRKKRKKK; encoded by the coding sequence ATGAAGATTTTGGGAACTATTTCACATATCTCCAACAAGGGAAATATTATTGCAAGATCAAGCAGTACACCTGCTCTTGGATTAATTGTTTTCACTGACGATAAAAAGCGAATTGGTAAAGTACACGATGTTTTTGGTCCTACTAAAGAACCTTATATCACTATAAAGCCATTAAGCAACAGAGATTCTAAAAAACACACGGATAACACAAAGCATCTGGATGACCGCGTTGGAGCAGTTTTGTATATTTCATCAAAACCTGTGAAAAAATGGGGGCGTAAAAAACGAAAGAAAAAATGA